Proteins encoded by one window of Rhodamnia argentea isolate NSW1041297 chromosome 6, ASM2092103v1, whole genome shotgun sequence:
- the LOC115727526 gene encoding probable methyltransferase PMT2 codes for MAAKGPNERRSRSSMPIFVVVGLCCVFYILGAWQRSGFGKGDSIAVEITKQADCSILSNLHYETHQGDARIAEDSDTDIKEFKPCDDQYIDYTPCQDQMRAMTFPRENMNYRERHCPTEEGKLRCLVPAPKGYMTPFPWPKSRDYVPFANAPYKSLTVEKAVQNWIQYEGNVFRFPGGGTQFPNGADAYIEELASIIPLDNGVVRTALDTGCGVASWGAYLFKKNVVAMSFAPRDSHEAQVQFALERGVPAVIGVLGTIKLPYPSRAFDMAHCSRCLIPWASNDGMYMMEVDRVLRPGGYWVLSGPPINWINNYQAWQRPKEELEEEQRKIEETAKRLCWEKKHEKGEIAIWQKRTSYDSCHGKDLESTVCKSTNLDDVWYKKMEVCVTPYPETTDPEEVAVGAWKPFPERLNAVPYRVSSGSVPGVSADSFQDDNKTWRKHVNFYKTENKIIGSGRYRNIMDMNAGLGSFAAALESPKLWVMNVMPTIAKRDALGVIYERGLIGIYHDWCEAFSTYPRTYDLIHAHGVFSLYKDKCNMEDILLEMDRILRPEGAVIFRDKVDVLLKVKRIVAGMRWNTKMVDHEDGPLITEKVLFAVKRYWVAGESSSMSAPQMG; via the exons ATGGCAGCTAAGGGCCCAAATGAGAGAAGAAGTAGGAGTTCGATGCCTATATTTGTCGTAGTTGGTTTGTGCTGTGTCTTCTATATTTTGGGTGCATGGCAGCGAAGTGGTTTTGGAAAAGGAGACAGCATTGCAGTTGAAATCACCAAGCAGGCAGATTGCAGTATCCTCTCCAATCTACACTATGAAACCCATCAAGGTGATGCCCGGATAGCAGAAGATTCCGACACGGACATCAAGGAATTCAAGCCATGTGATGATCAATATATTGATTACACACCATGTCAGGACCAAATGCGGGCTATGACTTTCCCTCGAGAAAATATGAATTACAGAGAGAGGCACTGTCCCACTGAAGAAGGGAAGCTGCGTTGCCTTGTCCCAGCACCCAAAGGATATATGACCCCATTCCCATGGCCCAAGAGCCGTGACTATGTTCCTTTTGCCAATGCACCGTACAAGAGCTTAACTGTTGAAAAGGCTGTCCAGAACTGGATCCAGTATGAGGGCAATGTGTTCAGATTTCCAGGAGGCGGAACGCAGTTTCCAAATGGGGCTGATGCTTATATTGAAGAACTTGCTTCTATCATCCCGTTGGATAATGGGGTGGTTAGGACTGCACTAGACACTGGATGCGGG GTTGCAAGTTGGGGTGCTTACCTGTTTAAGAAAAATGTTGTAGCCATGTCATTTGCACCAAGAGACTCTCATGAAGCTCAAGTCCAGTTTGCCCTGGAAAGAGGTGTCCCTGCTGTTATTGGAGTTCTTGGGACCATAAAACTGCCATATCCATCTAGAGCTTTTGACATGGCTCACTGCTCTCGCTGCTTGATACCATGGGCTTCCAATG ATGGAATGTACATGATGGAAGTTGATCGAGTTCTTAGACCCGGTGGTTATTGGGTGCTTTCTGGTCCTCCCATTAACTGGATCAACAATTACCAAGCATGGCAGCGTCCAAAAGAGGAACTTGAGGAGGAACAAAGGAAAATTGAAGAGACTGCCAAACGTCTTTGCTGGGAGAAGAAGCATGAGAAGGGAGAAATTGCAATATGGCAAAAGAGAACCAGCTATGATTCTTGCCATGGCAAAGATCTGGAGTCCACAGTATGCAAATCCACAAATCTAGATGATGTTTG GTACAAGAAAATGGAGGTATGTGTTACTCCTTACCCTGAAACTACTGACCCAGAAGAAGTTGCGGTTGGGGCATGGAAGCCATTTCCAGAAAGATTAAATGCCGTTCCATACAGAGTTTCCAGTGGCTCAGTACCTGGAGTGTCAGCTGATTCATTCCAGGATGACAACAAGACATGGAGGAAACATGTAAACTTTTACAAGACAGAGAACAAGATTATTGGTTCAGGGAGGTATCGGAACATCATGGACATGAATGCTGGTCTGGGGAGTTTTGCTGCAGCTCTGGAATCTCCGAAGCTATGGGTCATGAATGTCATGCCCACAATAGCtaagagagacgctctcggtgTTATTTATGAGCGTGGGCTGATAGGCATATATCATGATTG GTGCGAAGCCTTCTCCACATATCCGAGGACATATGATCTCATTCACGCGCATGGAGTTTTCAGCTTGTACAAGGATAA GTGTAACATGGAAGACATTCTCCTCGAGATGGATCGTATCCTCCGACCTGAAGGAGCAGTCATATTCCGGGACAAAGTGGATGTGCTACTGAAGGTGAAGAGGATTGTGGCAGGAATGAGGTGGAACACAAAGATGGTGGATCATGAGGATGGTCCTCTGATCACCGAGAAAGTTCTCTTCGCTGTCAAACGATACTGGGTTGCCGGCGAAAGCAGCTCTATGTCCGCACCGCAGATGGGTTAA
- the LOC115727527 gene encoding LOW QUALITY PROTEIN: protein PHYTOCHROME KINASE SUBSTRATE 3-like (The sequence of the model RefSeq protein was modified relative to this genomic sequence to represent the inferred CDS: inserted 2 bases in 1 codon) — MEGENSYTDLRTASFSIYLNSAQESFVQKLGESARCSSPPIPLSEETHVLKGLGKVMARGGEIGVFGAEKYFNMDIEEDSAPTLVVDDMRKSGYKKECHLDHYSSSLKTMSGTPSLSSEMSWNSQTSLLKSLQRIPSQGKQNSSSRRSFFARLSCSKSCSDRKSIYVSRNIQGRGNRREDIRSESTENEHLAIRDKQSQSQPTCQEKDDLSCSSFEKATTGPKREEHFAFPVLHDGLQKLAVERKMGEIRTKVEEEPRISLEVFGSRAKKKGDAVAMNLERKLSILTWDAIPKAQSFPTSSQRSEANDDMESEASSDLFEIENLSGTSSVPPLFSGFMTPTTLYEPSEASIEWSVVTASAADFSVFSDYDEKEVSLSSGFQDASLVKTSNAKLSQEKSSTENQGPKPRLSGGGLLGCKSHKTVKVAETAHMTNDKPKIPQPHPRLNTSMPVXGKLQAEAKVKDIDFS, encoded by the exons ATGGAGGGTGAAAATAGCTACACCGATCTTCGAACCGCTTCCTTTTCAATTTATCTGAATTCGGCACAAGAGAGCTTTGTGCAGAAGCTTGGTGAGTCGGCTCGGTGCTCGTCTCCTCCCATCCCTTTGAGTGAGGAGACTCATGTTCTGAAAGGCTTAGGGAAGGTCATGGCTAGAGGGGGCGAAATCGGCGTCTTTGGTGCCGAAAAGTACTTCAACATGGACATAGAGGAGGACTCTGCCCCGACACTCGTGGTTGATGACATGAGGAAATCTGGGTACAAGAAAGAGTGTCATCTCGATCATTATTCTAGTAGCTTGAAGACCATGTCCGGAACGCCGAGTTTGAGCTCCGAGATGAGTTGGAACAGCCAAACTTCTCTCTTGAAAAGCCTTCAGAGGATTCCATCTCAGGGGAAGCAGAACAGCTCCAGCAGAAGAAGCTTTTTCGCAAGACTTAGCTGCAGCAAGTCTTGTTCGGATAGGAAGTCCATATATGTCAGCAGAAACATTCAGGGCAGAGGAAACCGACGAGAGGATATCAGAAGTGAGAGTACGGAAAATGAGCACTTAGCCATCAGAGATAAGCAGTCTCAATCTCAACCTACGTGTCAGGAGAAAGATGATTTGAGCTGCTCAAGTTTCGAAAAGGCCACAACGGGGCCAAAAAGAGAGGAGCACTTTGCTTTCCCGGTGCTTCATGATGGGTTGCAGAAACTGGCTGTCGAAAGAAAAATGGGAGAGATCAGAACCAAAGTAGAAGAAGAGCCCCGGATCTCTCTCGAGGTATTCGGCTCCCGCGCAAAGAAGAAAGGCGATGCAGTGGCGATGAACCTGGAGAGGAAACTGTCAATTCTAACTTGGGATGCCATTCCGAAAGCCCAAAGCTTTCCGACTTCATCCCAACGCAGCGAAGCAAACGACGACATGGAAAGCGAGGCAAGTTCTGATCTGTTTGAGATAGAAAACCTATCTGGCACTAGTAGCGTGCCTCCATTATTCTCTGGGTTCATGACTCCCACCACTTTGTACGAGCCAAGCGAAGCCAGCATCGAGTGGAGCGTTGTCACGGCCAGTGCAGCTGATTTTTCAGTGTTCTCCGATTATGATGAGAAGGAAGTTTCGCTTTCATCTGGTTTCCAGGATGCTAGTCTAGTCAAAACTTCCAATGCTAAACTAAgccaagaaaaatcatcaacagAAAATCAGGGTCCAAAACCCCGATTAAGTGGAGGTGGATTATTGGGGTGCAAGAGTCACAAAACAGTTAAAGTTGCTGAGACTGCCCACATGACTAATGACAAGCCGAAGATCCCGCAGCCCCACCCAAGGTTGAATACCTCCATGCCAGT AGGAAAATTGCAAGCTGAGGCCAAGGTGAAAGATATTGATTTCTCATAA